One genomic window of Blastopirellula retiformator includes the following:
- a CDS encoding SlyX family protein has protein sequence MNVEKRTTNLEEVITHLEETVRLLNQVVTEQSRQLEALTKFCQRFSTELRDVREQMAEKRNPDEERPPHY, from the coding sequence ATGAACGTAGAAAAGCGTACCACGAACCTTGAAGAAGTCATCACCCACCTGGAAGAAACGGTCCGCCTACTCAACCAGGTTGTGACCGAGCAAAGTAGACAATTGGAGGCGTTAACCAAGTTCTGCCAGCGCTTCTCTACCGAACTACGCGACGTTCGCGAGCAAATGGCGGAGAAACGCAATCCGGACGAAGAGCGGCCGCCCCACTATTAA
- the tkt gene encoding transketolase, with protein sequence MSVSTTSIEQLTINAIRTLSMDAVQAANSGHPGTPMALAPVAYTLWSNHLSYDPNYPRWAGRDRFVLSCGHASMLIYSLLHLAGVKKADGSDELSVKIDDIKNFRQLHSPCAGHPESYEVTGIETTTGPLGQGVATSVGMAMAAEFEKTRYNREGHDVFGYDVYALCSDGDLMEGVSTEAASVAGHLKLSNLCWIYDDNHITIEGDTDLAFSEDVGKKFEGLGWHVVKVDDANNLGLLNAAFDSFKATTDKPTLIIVRSIIAWGAPTMANTHGAHGAPLGEAEIAATKEVYGWTYDKFVVPTETTDHFTATMGARGESARTDWEAKFAAYEKAFPAEANEWKQIMSGELPTEWDAELPVFETDAKGVASRASGGKVLNAIAKSVPSMLGGSADLEPSTKTGLKFPGAGFFLADDHSGRNMHFGIREHSMASIANGLCLSGYRPFVSTFFVFSDYLRPALRLSAIMELPVMYIFTHDSIGVGEDGPTHQPVEHLAALRAIPNVAIFRPGDANEVSQSYKAAMELTDRPSIMVLTRQNLPTLDREKYACATGAARGGYVLADCSGTPEVILMATGSELSLAVEAYETLTADGVKARLVSMPCVELFELQDDDYKKSVLPCDVAARVAVEAGVAQSWDRYLGFRGKFVGMKSFGASAPANELFPYFGITAEKVVEAAKASIAG encoded by the coding sequence ATGTCCGTATCAACGACCAGCATCGAACAGCTTACGATCAACGCCATCCGCACTTTGTCGATGGACGCCGTCCAAGCAGCCAATAGCGGTCACCCCGGTACGCCGATGGCCCTGGCGCCGGTCGCCTACACGTTGTGGTCGAACCATCTTAGTTACGATCCCAACTATCCTCGTTGGGCGGGTCGCGATCGCTTCGTCTTGTCGTGCGGTCACGCTTCGATGCTGATCTACTCGCTGCTGCACCTGGCCGGCGTGAAGAAGGCGGACGGCAGCGACGAACTGTCGGTCAAGATCGATGACATCAAGAACTTCCGCCAGCTGCACAGCCCTTGCGCCGGACACCCCGAAAGCTACGAAGTCACCGGCATCGAGACGACCACCGGTCCGCTGGGCCAGGGCGTCGCCACCAGCGTCGGCATGGCGATGGCCGCCGAGTTTGAGAAAACCCGCTACAACCGCGAAGGTCATGACGTCTTTGGTTACGACGTCTACGCCTTGTGCAGCGACGGCGACCTGATGGAAGGGGTCTCGACCGAAGCCGCGTCGGTCGCCGGTCACCTGAAACTGTCGAACCTCTGCTGGATCTACGATGACAACCACATCACGATCGAAGGAGATACCGACCTGGCGTTCAGCGAAGATGTCGGCAAAAAGTTTGAAGGTCTGGGCTGGCACGTCGTCAAAGTGGACGACGCCAACAACCTGGGTTTGCTCAACGCCGCCTTCGATTCGTTCAAGGCGACCACCGACAAGCCGACCTTGATCATCGTCCGCAGCATCATCGCCTGGGGCGCGCCGACGATGGCCAACACCCACGGCGCTCACGGCGCTCCGCTGGGCGAAGCCGAAATCGCCGCCACCAAGGAAGTTTACGGCTGGACCTACGACAAGTTTGTCGTGCCGACCGAAACGACCGATCACTTCACCGCAACAATGGGCGCTCGCGGCGAGTCGGCTCGCACCGATTGGGAAGCGAAGTTCGCCGCCTACGAAAAGGCGTTCCCGGCCGAAGCGAACGAGTGGAAGCAGATCATGTCGGGCGAACTGCCGACCGAGTGGGACGCCGAGCTGCCGGTGTTCGAGACCGACGCCAAGGGCGTCGCCTCGCGGGCTTCCGGCGGCAAGGTCCTGAACGCGATCGCCAAGAGCGTGCCGAGCATGCTGGGCGGTTCGGCCGACCTTGAGCCGTCGACCAAAACCGGTTTGAAGTTCCCGGGCGCCGGCTTCTTCCTGGCTGACGACCATAGCGGCCGCAACATGCACTTCGGCATTCGCGAACATTCGATGGCCTCGATCGCCAACGGCTTGTGCCTGTCGGGCTATCGTCCGTTCGTGTCGACCTTTTTCGTCTTCAGCGATTACCTGCGTCCGGCGCTGCGTCTGTCGGCGATCATGGAATTGCCGGTCATGTACATCTTCACGCACGACTCGATCGGCGTCGGCGAAGATGGCCCGACCCACCAACCGGTCGAACACCTCGCCGCCCTGCGAGCGATCCCGAACGTCGCCATCTTCCGCCCGGGCGATGCGAACGAAGTTTCGCAGTCGTACAAGGCGGCGATGGAGCTGACCGATCGCCCGTCGATCATGGTTCTGACCCGTCAAAACCTGCCGACGCTCGATCGCGAAAAGTACGCCTGTGCGACTGGCGCGGCTCGCGGCGGTTATGTGCTGGCCGATTGCAGCGGTACGCCGGAAGTGATTTTGATGGCGACCGGCAGCGAACTGTCGCTGGCCGTCGAAGCGTACGAAACGCTGACCGCCGACGGCGTGAAGGCCCGCCTGGTGAGCATGCCGTGCGTCGAATTGTTTGAGTTGCAGGATGACGACTACAAGAAGAGCGTCCTGCCGTGCGACGTCGCCGCTCGCGTGGCGGTCGAAGCGGGCGTCGCCCAGTCGTGGGATCGTTACCTCGGTTTCCGCGGCAAGTTTGTCGGCATGAAGAGCTTTGGCGCCAGCGCCCCGGCCAACGAGCTGTTCCCGTACTTCGGGATTACGGCCGAGAAAGTGGTCGAAGCGGCGAAGGCTTCGATCGCCGGCTAA
- a CDS encoding HdeD family acid-resistance protein, with protein sequence MSEVPNLPPEIRHELHELRKEWWWFLLLGVGLIVLGLFALGASFITSLAVVVFFGLLLVVGGAVQIASAFWAGRWSGMLLSMLLGIFYVVTGMLMIDAPIEAMQAIVLLIAAFLIVGGLFRIVAALSVRFPAWGWQLLSGAVSVILGLMINKGWPDNSVFIIGLFLGIELIFSGWYWVMLSIGVRSLPESYDG encoded by the coding sequence ATGTCCGAAGTACCAAATCTGCCGCCTGAAATTCGCCACGAACTGCACGAGCTACGCAAAGAATGGTGGTGGTTTCTGCTGCTGGGCGTCGGTCTGATCGTTCTGGGGCTGTTCGCTTTGGGCGCCAGCTTCATCACTTCGCTGGCGGTGGTCGTCTTCTTTGGCTTGCTGTTGGTGGTTGGCGGCGCCGTGCAGATCGCCAGTGCGTTCTGGGCGGGTCGTTGGAGCGGGATGCTGCTCTCGATGCTGCTCGGTATCTTTTACGTCGTGACCGGTATGCTGATGATCGACGCCCCGATCGAGGCGATGCAGGCGATCGTGCTGTTGATCGCCGCCTTTTTGATCGTTGGCGGCCTGTTCCGGATTGTGGCGGCCTTGTCGGTTCGCTTTCCGGCCTGGGGCTGGCAGTTGCTTTCTGGCGCCGTCAGCGTGATTTTGGGCTTGATGATCAACAAAGGCTGGCCCGATAACTCGGTTTTCATCATTGGCTTGTTCCTGGGGATCGAGTTGATCTTCAGCGGCTGGTACTGGGTGATGCTGTCGATCGGCGTCCGCAGTCTGCCCGAAAGCTACGATGGCTAA
- a CDS encoding coiled-coil domain-containing protein, protein MSERRQSLEQIESRILQQLKSVTDGLQLKEQTLANEQGEVSQSAQQLQSDSAALSASVAAFQKEQADWQAECRRREQEQQNRQQQLSELATQLTEREQALEQRQQQFSEQCGESGELQKSLAEANARADDLQAKLNQSEHEIGRIRADAESRSEGLQTKLQQVEQEVARVNQEADGLRSDRDAHVAQRDRLTADCNSLRSELEIARGAATQAETKQTELAGLLEQMQAELANLNTEVTAANSQRDDYRRQAEEMQSRVTQLEADAESLKAELETLRAASTAEAQQAGDLSAKLATAEKSLADKTAEAGDLAAQLAALRDREAAATTAQQQAQETLAAKEAELAALSEQLTAAQSDTFAHDQLAETLHAIEAERDELRQQLDNRDSERTGLNDEADKLRIENEDLQRQLTEIQEDLKSQLDASQVALFQARGDSEQIREQVGSLRRQLEAEQEKSTELSQQIEQLQTEGGGEASDGQLSDLRQERDDLLEKISDLQQQLQEGGGGGADPELVDGLQRRLQMTLDDLKEAKAKNSELEEKLKKAGSGGATTAANDDGMDWEATKRRMLAQLEADYDDDLDEDERREKMKIEEAISSTDKAIRVKEEELSELRAKLEEAQQSGGGGLAMGAHAIAEMLDQDELVKQERDNLKNLQSQWKDKLRKAEVDISVERAKIARERAELEEKLSRLEAEREKLSKLKPPTTAKGDEKQAKGNWLSRLGLKDVDG, encoded by the coding sequence TTGTCCGAACGTCGCCAGTCTCTGGAGCAGATCGAGAGCCGAATTCTTCAGCAATTGAAGTCGGTCACCGATGGATTGCAGCTGAAAGAACAGACGCTCGCCAACGAACAGGGCGAGGTTTCGCAATCGGCCCAACAGCTGCAAAGCGACTCTGCGGCCCTCTCCGCCTCGGTGGCGGCATTCCAGAAAGAGCAAGCCGATTGGCAGGCCGAATGCCGACGTCGCGAACAAGAGCAGCAGAATCGCCAACAGCAGCTGAGCGAACTGGCGACGCAACTGACCGAACGCGAGCAAGCGCTGGAGCAGCGGCAGCAACAATTTTCCGAGCAATGCGGCGAGTCGGGCGAACTGCAGAAGTCGCTGGCCGAGGCCAACGCCCGGGCCGATGACCTGCAAGCCAAGCTGAACCAGTCCGAACATGAAATCGGCCGCATTCGCGCCGACGCCGAAAGCCGCTCCGAAGGCCTTCAGACGAAGCTGCAGCAGGTCGAGCAGGAAGTGGCCCGCGTCAATCAAGAGGCGGACGGGCTCCGTAGCGATCGCGACGCTCATGTGGCCCAGCGTGATCGTTTGACGGCCGACTGCAATTCGCTGCGGTCCGAGCTGGAAATTGCTCGCGGCGCCGCGACTCAAGCCGAGACGAAACAAACCGAGTTGGCGGGTCTGCTCGAACAGATGCAGGCCGAACTGGCGAACCTCAACACCGAGGTGACCGCCGCCAACTCGCAGCGCGACGATTACCGCCGTCAGGCGGAAGAGATGCAAAGTCGCGTCACGCAATTGGAAGCCGATGCCGAGTCGCTGAAAGCCGAGCTGGAAACCTTACGTGCGGCGTCGACCGCTGAAGCGCAACAGGCGGGCGATCTTTCCGCTAAACTGGCGACCGCCGAAAAGTCGCTGGCCGACAAAACGGCGGAAGCAGGCGACTTGGCCGCGCAACTCGCCGCGCTGCGGGATCGAGAAGCCGCAGCGACGACGGCTCAGCAGCAAGCTCAAGAGACGCTGGCGGCCAAAGAGGCCGAGCTGGCCGCTTTGAGTGAGCAGCTGACCGCCGCCCAGTCCGACACTTTCGCCCACGATCAACTGGCGGAAACCTTGCACGCCATCGAGGCGGAACGGGACGAACTGCGTCAGCAATTGGACAATCGGGACAGCGAGCGAACAGGGCTGAACGATGAAGCCGACAAGCTGCGGATCGAAAACGAAGACCTGCAGCGTCAGCTGACCGAAATTCAGGAAGACCTCAAGAGCCAGCTCGACGCATCGCAAGTGGCGCTCTTCCAGGCCCGCGGCGACTCGGAACAGATCCGCGAACAGGTTGGTTCGCTCCGTCGCCAATTAGAAGCGGAACAGGAAAAGTCGACCGAGCTGTCGCAGCAAATCGAACAGCTGCAGACGGAAGGCGGTGGCGAAGCGAGCGATGGCCAGCTGAGCGACTTGCGGCAAGAACGCGACGACCTGCTCGAAAAGATCAGCGACCTGCAGCAGCAGTTGCAGGAAGGGGGCGGTGGCGGCGCCGATCCCGAATTGGTCGATGGTCTGCAACGTCGTCTGCAAATGACGCTGGACGACTTGAAGGAAGCGAAAGCCAAGAATTCGGAGCTGGAAGAGAAGCTGAAGAAGGCGGGCTCCGGCGGCGCAACGACGGCCGCCAACGACGACGGCATGGATTGGGAAGCGACCAAACGCCGCATGTTGGCCCAGCTGGAAGCGGACTACGACGACGATCTGGACGAAGACGAACGTCGCGAGAAGATGAAGATCGAAGAAGCGATCTCCAGCACCGACAAAGCGATCCGCGTCAAAGAGGAAGAGCTGTCCGAGTTGCGTGCGAAGTTGGAAGAGGCGCAGCAGTCGGGCGGCGGCGGTTTGGCGATGGGCGCCCATGCGATCGCCGAGATGCTCGACCAAGACGAATTGGTCAAACAAGAACGCGACAATCTGAAGAACCTGCAATCGCAGTGGAAAGACAAACTGCGCAAAGCGGAAGTCGACATCTCGGTCGAGCGGGCCAAGATTGCCCGCGAACGAGCCGAGCTGGAAGAGAAGCTATCGCGTCTCGAGGCGGAACGGGAAAAGCTAAGCAAGTTGAAGCCCCCAACCACCGCCAAGGGAGACGAGAAGCAAGCCAAGGGGAATTGGCTGTCGCGTCTCGGCTTGAAAGACGTCGACGGTTAA
- a CDS encoding S26 family signal peptidase, whose protein sequence is MLTVLLFVAALLLATIVIQVFSYRAAFALLRLEKGSWLIALEVAFGALVLSFAARLALNLIEANSPGGVSVKMVVLVWLTVPIIVANYIRWRLATEMGWAIAAMLIGISIGILPAFTTAYSMRTYLAEAFVVSSSSMAPTLYPGRYVLDCDDGSETAIAERDVQQVVGGGGEVVVLCPCEGNAAVLAPGQMELPHVAADRMLVGKWGLPPRRWDLVVHRNPNDPSGNYVFRLIGLPGEQVSIRAGEVWVNDALLAKPDTQHDELWFPVYLVDRDLPAEEMDSWLQTSASEGGVWKEKGWTINDDDSTLTMRGVVGDRWSYMPSAFSESVLATIPRSVADLRIDFSVEEIGGEPLEVAVDYYGRNVVWRLTNEGKLEVTSTMSDEEKTGSETSAGPAVEPGDRLSLVMRDGRLYGFCEETVLLDLPLVEEIPADWELDHFKRQVTWQASAGWRIDEIEVLRDVYYRTANEMSDRPYIRDSFRDAWDLGADELVLLGDFSSSAADSRMYQRRATTSDVIGRVLARYWPVSRWRTFP, encoded by the coding sequence GTGTTGACCGTGCTGCTTTTCGTCGCCGCACTCTTGCTGGCGACGATCGTCATCCAGGTGTTTTCGTATCGGGCCGCGTTCGCCTTGCTGCGTCTTGAGAAAGGCTCGTGGTTGATTGCGCTCGAAGTCGCCTTCGGGGCGTTGGTCTTGTCGTTTGCAGCTCGCCTGGCGCTAAACCTGATCGAGGCCAACTCGCCCGGCGGCGTGTCGGTCAAGATGGTCGTGTTGGTGTGGCTGACGGTACCGATCATCGTCGCCAACTATATCCGCTGGCGTTTGGCGACCGAAATGGGCTGGGCGATCGCGGCGATGCTGATCGGCATCTCGATTGGGATTCTGCCGGCGTTCACGACCGCCTATTCGATGCGCACGTATTTGGCGGAGGCATTTGTCGTTTCATCCAGCTCGATGGCGCCAACGTTGTATCCTGGCCGCTACGTGTTGGACTGTGACGACGGCTCCGAAACCGCGATTGCCGAGCGTGACGTTCAGCAGGTCGTTGGCGGCGGCGGCGAAGTGGTCGTACTATGTCCCTGCGAAGGCAACGCGGCCGTGCTCGCCCCCGGCCAGATGGAATTGCCGCACGTTGCGGCCGATCGGATGCTGGTCGGAAAGTGGGGCTTGCCGCCGAGGCGCTGGGATCTGGTGGTGCATCGCAATCCGAACGATCCGTCGGGCAATTACGTGTTTCGCCTGATTGGACTTCCCGGCGAGCAGGTCTCGATCCGAGCGGGCGAAGTTTGGGTCAACGACGCGTTGCTGGCGAAACCCGATACGCAGCATGACGAGCTGTGGTTTCCGGTTTACTTGGTCGATCGTGATCTTCCCGCGGAAGAAATGGATAGTTGGCTGCAGACGTCGGCCAGCGAAGGGGGCGTGTGGAAAGAGAAGGGCTGGACGATTAACGATGACGATTCGACCTTGACCATGCGCGGCGTCGTTGGGGATCGTTGGTCGTACATGCCGTCCGCATTTTCGGAAAGCGTATTGGCGACGATTCCTCGCTCGGTCGCCGATTTGCGAATTGATTTTTCGGTCGAGGAGATTGGTGGCGAGCCGCTGGAAGTCGCGGTCGACTACTATGGGCGAAACGTCGTTTGGCGGCTGACCAACGAGGGGAAGCTGGAGGTGACGTCTACCATGTCGGACGAAGAGAAGACCGGTTCCGAAACGTCAGCAGGGCCCGCGGTCGAGCCTGGGGATCGCCTCAGCCTGGTGATGCGCGATGGGCGATTGTATGGGTTCTGCGAGGAAACGGTTTTGTTGGATCTGCCCCTGGTCGAAGAGATCCCGGCCGACTGGGAGCTGGACCATTTTAAGCGTCAAGTGACTTGGCAAGCGAGCGCTGGATGGCGAATCGACGAGATCGAGGTTCTTCGCGACGTCTATTATCGTACCGCCAACGAGATGAGCGATCGCCCCTATATTCGCGACTCCTTTCGGGATGCGTGGGACTTGGGTGCGGACGAACTGGTCTTGCTCGGAGACTTCAGCAGTTCGGCCGCCGATTCGCGGATGTACCAACGGCGAGCGACCACCAGCGACGTTATTGGCCGCGTCCTGGCCCGCTATTGGCCGGTGTCGCGGTGGCGGACCTTTCCCTGA
- a CDS encoding response regulator, giving the protein MDRRVLLVEDNPLDQNLATTVLRKCGYSVDYVGDGLEAIGRVAAGNEYDLILIDYELPTINGFETTERLRSLGYWKPIIAVSAGSEAELIGPWREAGCSDFLGKPYLPRQLREIVKQALLRRPNRRPSKTAYELALQST; this is encoded by the coding sequence TTGGACAGACGCGTACTCCTTGTTGAGGATAATCCACTCGACCAAAACTTGGCAACGACGGTGTTACGCAAATGCGGATACAGCGTCGACTACGTCGGGGATGGCCTGGAAGCGATTGGGCGGGTCGCTGCCGGGAACGAATACGACCTGATCCTGATCGACTACGAGCTACCGACGATCAACGGTTTTGAGACGACCGAGCGGCTGCGATCGCTGGGTTACTGGAAGCCGATCATCGCGGTCAGCGCCGGGTCGGAGGCGGAACTGATCGGCCCCTGGCGAGAAGCGGGCTGCAGCGACTTTTTAGGAAAGCCCTACCTACCAAGACAACTTCGCGAGATCGTCAAGCAGGCGCTGTTGCGGCGCCCGAACCGACGGCCGTCAAAAACGGCCTACGAACTCGCACTCCAAAGCACTTAA
- a CDS encoding iron-containing alcohol dehydrogenase, with translation MADFWSFYSAGELTFGVGASGRVGMLAARRGWRRVLIVTDQTLVKLGLVDKVRQPLQDAGVTVEIFDGSCAEPDIGVALAAGAAAAKFDPDAICGVGGGSNIDLAKIVAILHAHGGQPSDYFSWDNVPGPVTPLIALPTTAGTGSEVSQSAVLTDSDNAMKVSTLSQFLRPALAIVDPLLSSTCPPQVTADSGIDALTHAVEAYTSTTFDLLEQDGDAPPPYSGSHLLVDALAEKAIELVGKHLVQAVQQGDDLEARSGMALAATLAGLAFSNAGVAVVHALEYPIGGAVHCSHGGGNGLLLPYVMRFNLPERPEKFAKVAQLLGGEATPTAAITQVERLKKAIGIPERLREYGVHPEMLAGFAAKSITITRLMRTNPRRPSEADLLEILKSAL, from the coding sequence ATGGCCGACTTCTGGAGTTTCTATTCCGCTGGCGAACTGACCTTTGGTGTCGGCGCCAGCGGCCGCGTCGGAATGCTGGCCGCGCGGCGCGGTTGGCGGCGCGTGCTGATCGTCACCGATCAGACGCTGGTGAAGCTGGGGCTGGTCGACAAGGTTCGTCAGCCGCTGCAGGACGCCGGCGTCACGGTCGAGATCTTTGACGGCAGCTGCGCCGAGCCTGACATCGGCGTCGCGCTCGCCGCCGGAGCCGCGGCCGCCAAGTTTGACCCCGACGCCATCTGCGGCGTTGGCGGCGGCAGCAACATCGACCTGGCCAAGATCGTCGCCATCCTGCATGCACACGGCGGCCAACCAAGCGATTACTTCAGCTGGGACAACGTGCCCGGCCCGGTCACGCCGCTGATCGCATTGCCGACGACTGCCGGAACCGGTAGCGAAGTTTCGCAGTCGGCCGTACTGACCGATAGCGACAACGCGATGAAGGTCAGCACGCTCAGCCAATTCCTGCGGCCGGCGCTGGCGATCGTCGATCCGCTACTTTCCTCTACATGTCCGCCGCAAGTCACCGCCGATAGCGGCATCGATGCCCTGACCCACGCGGTCGAAGCCTACACGTCGACGACGTTTGACCTGCTTGAGCAAGACGGAGACGCCCCGCCGCCGTATAGCGGATCGCATCTGCTGGTCGACGCATTGGCCGAAAAGGCGATCGAGCTGGTCGGCAAGCATCTCGTCCAGGCAGTTCAGCAAGGGGATGACCTGGAAGCGCGGTCCGGCATGGCCCTGGCCGCAACCTTGGCGGGGCTCGCCTTTTCCAACGCCGGCGTGGCGGTGGTCCATGCGCTGGAGTACCCAATCGGCGGCGCCGTCCACTGCAGCCATGGCGGCGGCAACGGCCTGCTGTTGCCATACGTAATGCGGTTCAATCTGCCGGAGCGGCCCGAGAAGTTCGCGAAGGTTGCGCAGCTGCTAGGGGGCGAAGCGACGCCAACCGCAGCGATCACCCAGGTCGAGCGGCTGAAAAAAGCGATTGGCATCCCCGAGCGCCTGCGGGAGTATGGCGTGCATCCGGAAATGCTGGCCGGCTTTGCCGCCAAGTCGATTACGATCACCCGGCTGATGCGAACCAATCCCCGCCGTCCCAGCGAAGCCGACTTGCTAGAGATCCTCAAGTCGGCTCTTTAG